The stretch of DNA GCCGAGCAGGTCGTCAAACATCGGTCGAACTCGGGGACGAATCCCCTTAAAATCAGGCGACTGTGCCGGCGATTCTGAGCAGTTGCTGGGCGCGCTCGCCGTGAGCGAGCCACACCTCGCGGCGCTCTGGTGGATTATCGAGTCTGAGTGCCTCGTTCAGCGATGCGGGCACGGCGAGGGTGTACTCCGGGACCCCCGCGTCTCCGTGAACCGAAAAGTGGCAGGTGCCGAGTTTCATGACGAGCGGGTAGTCTGTGCGGGCGACCCCCGCCGTCGCGTAGACCTGTTCGTTCACCTGCTCGTGTTGGGAGTGGTGCATCAGTGCAACGTCGCCGTCGTACGGTTCGACGTAGAGCTGGCCGACGTAGTAGCCACTTGAGAATCGCTCAAACATACTGGTATGTGTAATCATACCATAGTTTGGCTGATAAGTGTTTGCCGGCA from Haladaptatus sp. ZSTT2 encodes:
- a CDS encoding DUF5802 family protein, which produces MITHTSMFERFSSGYYVGQLYVEPYDGDVALMHHSQHEQVNEQVYATAGVARTDYPLVMKLGTCHFSVHGDAGVPEYTLAVPASLNEALRLDNPPERREVWLAHGERAQQLLRIAGTVA